A window of the Henckelia pumila isolate YLH828 chromosome 3, ASM3356847v2, whole genome shotgun sequence genome harbors these coding sequences:
- the LOC140886913 gene encoding uncharacterized protein isoform X4 encodes MDLNASPEPEDEEVFPEPQLKEDYAQEEHVGYNEHEDHGESAVQLLRREREERIQRLRRQRPDDRPSYGSHPYQRDDGYQLKRQRPNDKLPPGWLDCPAVGQEICGLIPSKVPLGESFNDHIYPGKRYSYRQVIHQQRVLGRKLGLVIDLTNSSRYYNLNDWKKEGIKHVKIACKGRDSVPENEAVNKFVYEVSQFIARQKQPKKHILVHCTHGHNRTGFMIVHYLMRSRSISVTQAIRIFSDARPPGIYKKDYIDALYNFYHEKKPDMVVCPPTPEWKRSSDFDLNGDAIPDDDDDDGDSAAPLDEAQLILTNDDILGDKIPSDQETMLRQFCYQSLKLSGGVRGPQHFPGSHPVSLSRDNLQLLRQRYYYATWKADGTRYMMLITMDGCYLIDRNFNFRRLQMRFPCKQTNEKKMTERFYHHFTLLDGEMVIDTMPDSQRQERRYLIYDMMAINQVSLVERPFYERWKMLEKEVIEPRNIEKQHIYKSPNQSPNPYYRYELEPFRVRRKDFWLLSTVTKLLKGFIPKLSHAADGLIFQGWDDPYVTRTHEGLLKWKYPEMNSVDFLFEVVENHQSLFVNERGKKKLMEGYRVVFPDGSDASTYSGKIIECSWNSEEEVWVCMRVRTDKGTPNEFNTYRKVMRSIKDNITEEDLLNEINEIICLPMYADRIQNESKSQVAKSRTSSSKEATRV; translated from the exons ATGGACTTGAATGCATCCCCTGAACCTGAAGACGAGGAAGTGTTTCCTGAACCACAGTTGAAAGAAGATTATGCACAAGAAGAACATGTGGGATACAATGAACATGAGGACCATGGGGAGTCTGCTGTTCAGCTTTTGCGGCGG GAACGTGAGGAGAGGATTCAACGTCTTCGAAGGCAGCGGCCTGATGATAGACCTTCCTATGGATCTCACCCATATCAGAGAGATGATGGGTATCAATTGAAGAGGCAGAGACCTAATGATAAACTCCCTCCAG GTTGGTTGGACTGCCCCGCGGTCGGACAGGAAATATGTGGTTTGATCCCTTCAAAAGTTCCGTTAGGTGAATCGTTCAATGACCACATTTATCCTGGTAAAAGATACTCCTACCGGCAAGTTATTCATCAACAGAGAGTTTTAGGGAGAAAG CTTGGCTTGGTAATTGATCTTACGAATTCAAGTAGGTATTATAATTTGAATGATTGGAAGAAAGAAGGTATTAAGCATGTCAAG attGCTTGCAAGGGGCGTGATTCTGTGCCAGAGAATGAGGCTGTAAATAAGTTTGTTTATGAG GTTTCACAATTTATTGCGAGGCAAAAGCAACCAAAAAAGCATATTCTCGTTCATTGCACACATGGGCATAATCGCACTGGATTTATGATTGTTCACTATCTTATGCGGTCACGGTCTATATCCGTCACTCAG GCAATCAGAATATTTTCTGATGCACGCCCACCGGGTATATACAAAAAAGACTATATCGATGCATTGTACAATTTTTATCATGAGAAGAAGCCAGATATGGTTGTTTGTCCTCCAACTCCAGAGTGGAAAAGATCTTCTGATTTTGATCTGAATGGTGATGCAATTCCAGACGATGACGACGATGATGGAGATTCTGCAGCTCCTTTAgat GAGGCACAGTTGATTTTGACGAATGATGATATTTTGGGAGATAAAATCCCTAGTGACCAAGAAACAATGCTGAGGCAATTCTGCTATCAGTCTTTGAAGTTGTCTGGAGGG GTTAGAGGACCTCAGCATTTCCCTGGATCACATCCAGTTTCTCTTAGCAG GGACAATTTGCAATTGCTAAGGCAACGTTACTATTATGCAACTTGGAAAGCTGACGGAACGCGATATATGATGCTAATCACTATGGATGGTTGTTACTTGATTgatagaaattttaattttcggaGGCTCCAGATGCGATTTCCCTGCAAACAGACTAATGAA AAGAAGATGACAGAGAGATTCTATCACCATTTCACATTACTTGATGGAGAGATGGTAATTGATACAATGCCTGATTCACAGCGGCAAGAAAGAAGATACCTCATCTATGATATGATGGCGATTAACCAGGTGTCTCTTGTAGAG CGGCCCTTTTATGAACGCTGGAAAATGCTTGAAAAGGAAGTGATTGAACCCCGGAACATTGaaaaacaacatatatataagAGCCCAAATCAGAGCCCAAATCCTTACTACAGATATGAATTGGAGCCTTTCAGG GTAAGGAGAAAAGATTTTTGGTTGCTGTCTACTGTAACAAAACTTTTGAAGGGATTTATTCCAAAGCTTTCGCATGCAGCAGACGGTCTTATTTTTCAG ggttgggatgatccttatgtTACTCGAACACATGAAGGTCTTTTAAAGTGGAAATACCCAGAAATGAATTCTGTGGATTTTCTGTTTGAG GTGGTTGAGAATCACCAGTCGCTTTTCGTAAATGAGCGAGGGAAGAAGAAATTAATGGAAGGGTACAGGGTTGTTTTCCCTG ATGGGTCTGATGCTTCTACGTATTCGGGTAAGATCATAGAGTGTTCATGGAATTCAGAGGAAGAAGTATGGGTCTGTATGCGGGTCAGGACTGATAAAGGGACTCCTAATGAATTCAACACTTACAGGAAG GTCATGAGAAGTATAAAAGACAATATTACGGAAGAGGACTTGTTAAACGAGATCAATGAGATTATCTGCCTGCCTATGTATGCAGATAGAATACAGAATGAAAGCAAATCCCAGGTCGCCAAAAGTAGAACAAGTTCCTCAAAAGAAGCCACTCGTGTCTAA
- the LOC140886913 gene encoding uncharacterized protein isoform X5, with protein MDLNASPEPEDEEVFPEPQLKEDYAQEEHVGYNEHEDHGESAVQLLRREREERIQRLRRQRPDDRPSYGSHPYQRDDGYQLKRQRPNDKLPPGWLDCPAVGQEICGLIPSKVPLGESFNDHIYPGKRYSYRQVIHQQRVLGRKLGLVIDLTNSSRYYNLNDWKKEGIKHVKIACKGRDSVPENEAVNKFVYEVSQFIARQKQPKKHILVHCTHGHNRTGFMIVHYLMRSRSISVTQAIRIFSDARPPGIYKKDYIDALYNFYHEKKPDMVVCPPTPEWKRSSDFDLNGDAIPDDDDDDGDSAAPLDEAQLILTNDDILGDKIPSDQETMLRQFCYQSLKLSGGVRGPQHFPGSHPVSLSRDNLQLLRQRYYYATWKADGTRYMMLITMDGCYLIDRNFNFRRLQMRFPCKQTNEKMTERFYHHFTLLDGEMVIDTMPDSQRQERRYLIYDMMAINQVSLVERPFYERWKMLEKEVIEPRNIEKQHIYKSPNQSPNPYYRYELEPFRVRRKDFWLLSTVTKLLKGFIPKLSHAADGLIFQGWDDPYVTRTHEGLLKWKYPEMNSVDFLFEVVENHQSLFVNERGKKKLMEGYRVVFPDGSDASTYSGKIIECSWNSEEEVWVCMRVRTDKGTPNEFNTYRKVMRSIKDNITEEDLLNEINEIICLPMYADRIQNESKSQVAKSRTSSSKEATRV; from the exons ATGGACTTGAATGCATCCCCTGAACCTGAAGACGAGGAAGTGTTTCCTGAACCACAGTTGAAAGAAGATTATGCACAAGAAGAACATGTGGGATACAATGAACATGAGGACCATGGGGAGTCTGCTGTTCAGCTTTTGCGGCGG GAACGTGAGGAGAGGATTCAACGTCTTCGAAGGCAGCGGCCTGATGATAGACCTTCCTATGGATCTCACCCATATCAGAGAGATGATGGGTATCAATTGAAGAGGCAGAGACCTAATGATAAACTCCCTCCAG GTTGGTTGGACTGCCCCGCGGTCGGACAGGAAATATGTGGTTTGATCCCTTCAAAAGTTCCGTTAGGTGAATCGTTCAATGACCACATTTATCCTGGTAAAAGATACTCCTACCGGCAAGTTATTCATCAACAGAGAGTTTTAGGGAGAAAG CTTGGCTTGGTAATTGATCTTACGAATTCAAGTAGGTATTATAATTTGAATGATTGGAAGAAAGAAGGTATTAAGCATGTCAAG attGCTTGCAAGGGGCGTGATTCTGTGCCAGAGAATGAGGCTGTAAATAAGTTTGTTTATGAG GTTTCACAATTTATTGCGAGGCAAAAGCAACCAAAAAAGCATATTCTCGTTCATTGCACACATGGGCATAATCGCACTGGATTTATGATTGTTCACTATCTTATGCGGTCACGGTCTATATCCGTCACTCAG GCAATCAGAATATTTTCTGATGCACGCCCACCGGGTATATACAAAAAAGACTATATCGATGCATTGTACAATTTTTATCATGAGAAGAAGCCAGATATGGTTGTTTGTCCTCCAACTCCAGAGTGGAAAAGATCTTCTGATTTTGATCTGAATGGTGATGCAATTCCAGACGATGACGACGATGATGGAGATTCTGCAGCTCCTTTAgat GAGGCACAGTTGATTTTGACGAATGATGATATTTTGGGAGATAAAATCCCTAGTGACCAAGAAACAATGCTGAGGCAATTCTGCTATCAGTCTTTGAAGTTGTCTGGAGGG GTTAGAGGACCTCAGCATTTCCCTGGATCACATCCAGTTTCTCTTAGCAG GGACAATTTGCAATTGCTAAGGCAACGTTACTATTATGCAACTTGGAAAGCTGACGGAACGCGATATATGATGCTAATCACTATGGATGGTTGTTACTTGATTgatagaaattttaattttcggaGGCTCCAGATGCGATTTCCCTGCAAACAGACTAATGAA AAGATGACAGAGAGATTCTATCACCATTTCACATTACTTGATGGAGAGATGGTAATTGATACAATGCCTGATTCACAGCGGCAAGAAAGAAGATACCTCATCTATGATATGATGGCGATTAACCAGGTGTCTCTTGTAGAG CGGCCCTTTTATGAACGCTGGAAAATGCTTGAAAAGGAAGTGATTGAACCCCGGAACATTGaaaaacaacatatatataagAGCCCAAATCAGAGCCCAAATCCTTACTACAGATATGAATTGGAGCCTTTCAGG GTAAGGAGAAAAGATTTTTGGTTGCTGTCTACTGTAACAAAACTTTTGAAGGGATTTATTCCAAAGCTTTCGCATGCAGCAGACGGTCTTATTTTTCAG ggttgggatgatccttatgtTACTCGAACACATGAAGGTCTTTTAAAGTGGAAATACCCAGAAATGAATTCTGTGGATTTTCTGTTTGAG GTGGTTGAGAATCACCAGTCGCTTTTCGTAAATGAGCGAGGGAAGAAGAAATTAATGGAAGGGTACAGGGTTGTTTTCCCTG ATGGGTCTGATGCTTCTACGTATTCGGGTAAGATCATAGAGTGTTCATGGAATTCAGAGGAAGAAGTATGGGTCTGTATGCGGGTCAGGACTGATAAAGGGACTCCTAATGAATTCAACACTTACAGGAAG GTCATGAGAAGTATAAAAGACAATATTACGGAAGAGGACTTGTTAAACGAGATCAATGAGATTATCTGCCTGCCTATGTATGCAGATAGAATACAGAATGAAAGCAAATCCCAGGTCGCCAAAAGTAGAACAAGTTCCTCAAAAGAAGCCACTCGTGTCTAA
- the LOC140886913 gene encoding uncharacterized protein isoform X1, whose translation MISSMDLNASPEPEDEEVFPEPQLKEDYAQEEHVGYNEHEDHGESAVQLLRREREERIQRLRRQRPDDRPSYGSHPYQRDDGYQLKRQRPNDKLPPGWLDCPAVGQEICGLIPSKVPLGESFNDHIYPGKRYSYRQVIHQQRVLGRKLGLVIDLTNSSRYYNLNDWKKEGIKHVKIACKGRDSVPENEAVNKFVYEVSQFIARQKQPKKHILVHCTHGHNRTGFMIVHYLMRSRSISVTQAIRIFSDARPPGIYKKDYIDALYNFYHEKKPDMVVCPPTPEWKRSSDFDLNGDAIPDDDDDDGDSAAPLDGNQEAQLILTNDDILGDKIPSDQETMLRQFCYQSLKLSGGVRGPQHFPGSHPVSLSRDNLQLLRQRYYYATWKADGTRYMMLITMDGCYLIDRNFNFRRLQMRFPCKQTNEKKMTERFYHHFTLLDGEMVIDTMPDSQRQERRYLIYDMMAINQVSLVERPFYERWKMLEKEVIEPRNIEKQHIYKSPNQSPNPYYRYELEPFRVRRKDFWLLSTVTKLLKGFIPKLSHAADGLIFQGWDDPYVTRTHEGLLKWKYPEMNSVDFLFEVVENHQSLFVNERGKKKLMEGYRVVFPDGSDASTYSGKIIECSWNSEEEVWVCMRVRTDKGTPNEFNTYRKVMRSIKDNITEEDLLNEINEIICLPMYADRIQNESKSQVAKSRTSSSKEATRV comes from the exons atgattTCCAGCATGGACTTGAATGCATCCCCTGAACCTGAAGACGAGGAAGTGTTTCCTGAACCACAGTTGAAAGAAGATTATGCACAAGAAGAACATGTGGGATACAATGAACATGAGGACCATGGGGAGTCTGCTGTTCAGCTTTTGCGGCGG GAACGTGAGGAGAGGATTCAACGTCTTCGAAGGCAGCGGCCTGATGATAGACCTTCCTATGGATCTCACCCATATCAGAGAGATGATGGGTATCAATTGAAGAGGCAGAGACCTAATGATAAACTCCCTCCAG GTTGGTTGGACTGCCCCGCGGTCGGACAGGAAATATGTGGTTTGATCCCTTCAAAAGTTCCGTTAGGTGAATCGTTCAATGACCACATTTATCCTGGTAAAAGATACTCCTACCGGCAAGTTATTCATCAACAGAGAGTTTTAGGGAGAAAG CTTGGCTTGGTAATTGATCTTACGAATTCAAGTAGGTATTATAATTTGAATGATTGGAAGAAAGAAGGTATTAAGCATGTCAAG attGCTTGCAAGGGGCGTGATTCTGTGCCAGAGAATGAGGCTGTAAATAAGTTTGTTTATGAG GTTTCACAATTTATTGCGAGGCAAAAGCAACCAAAAAAGCATATTCTCGTTCATTGCACACATGGGCATAATCGCACTGGATTTATGATTGTTCACTATCTTATGCGGTCACGGTCTATATCCGTCACTCAG GCAATCAGAATATTTTCTGATGCACGCCCACCGGGTATATACAAAAAAGACTATATCGATGCATTGTACAATTTTTATCATGAGAAGAAGCCAGATATGGTTGTTTGTCCTCCAACTCCAGAGTGGAAAAGATCTTCTGATTTTGATCTGAATGGTGATGCAATTCCAGACGATGACGACGATGATGGAGATTCTGCAGCTCCTTTAgat GGGAATCAGGAGGCACAGTTGATTTTGACGAATGATGATATTTTGGGAGATAAAATCCCTAGTGACCAAGAAACAATGCTGAGGCAATTCTGCTATCAGTCTTTGAAGTTGTCTGGAGGG GTTAGAGGACCTCAGCATTTCCCTGGATCACATCCAGTTTCTCTTAGCAG GGACAATTTGCAATTGCTAAGGCAACGTTACTATTATGCAACTTGGAAAGCTGACGGAACGCGATATATGATGCTAATCACTATGGATGGTTGTTACTTGATTgatagaaattttaattttcggaGGCTCCAGATGCGATTTCCCTGCAAACAGACTAATGAA AAGAAGATGACAGAGAGATTCTATCACCATTTCACATTACTTGATGGAGAGATGGTAATTGATACAATGCCTGATTCACAGCGGCAAGAAAGAAGATACCTCATCTATGATATGATGGCGATTAACCAGGTGTCTCTTGTAGAG CGGCCCTTTTATGAACGCTGGAAAATGCTTGAAAAGGAAGTGATTGAACCCCGGAACATTGaaaaacaacatatatataagAGCCCAAATCAGAGCCCAAATCCTTACTACAGATATGAATTGGAGCCTTTCAGG GTAAGGAGAAAAGATTTTTGGTTGCTGTCTACTGTAACAAAACTTTTGAAGGGATTTATTCCAAAGCTTTCGCATGCAGCAGACGGTCTTATTTTTCAG ggttgggatgatccttatgtTACTCGAACACATGAAGGTCTTTTAAAGTGGAAATACCCAGAAATGAATTCTGTGGATTTTCTGTTTGAG GTGGTTGAGAATCACCAGTCGCTTTTCGTAAATGAGCGAGGGAAGAAGAAATTAATGGAAGGGTACAGGGTTGTTTTCCCTG ATGGGTCTGATGCTTCTACGTATTCGGGTAAGATCATAGAGTGTTCATGGAATTCAGAGGAAGAAGTATGGGTCTGTATGCGGGTCAGGACTGATAAAGGGACTCCTAATGAATTCAACACTTACAGGAAG GTCATGAGAAGTATAAAAGACAATATTACGGAAGAGGACTTGTTAAACGAGATCAATGAGATTATCTGCCTGCCTATGTATGCAGATAGAATACAGAATGAAAGCAAATCCCAGGTCGCCAAAAGTAGAACAAGTTCCTCAAAAGAAGCCACTCGTGTCTAA
- the LOC140886913 gene encoding uncharacterized protein isoform X3: MDLNASPEPEDEEVFPEPQLKEDYAQEEHVGYNEHEDHGESAVQLLRREREERIQRLRRQRPDDRPSYGSHPYQRDDGYQLKRQRPNDKLPPGWLDCPAVGQEICGLIPSKVPLGESFNDHIYPGKRYSYRQVIHQQRVLGRKLGLVIDLTNSSRYYNLNDWKKEGIKHVKIACKGRDSVPENEAVNKFVYEVSQFIARQKQPKKHILVHCTHGHNRTGFMIVHYLMRSRSISVTQAIRIFSDARPPGIYKKDYIDALYNFYHEKKPDMVVCPPTPEWKRSSDFDLNGDAIPDDDDDDGDSAAPLDGNQEAQLILTNDDILGDKIPSDQETMLRQFCYQSLKLSGGVRGPQHFPGSHPVSLSRDNLQLLRQRYYYATWKADGTRYMMLITMDGCYLIDRNFNFRRLQMRFPCKQTNEKKMTERFYHHFTLLDGEMVIDTMPDSQRQERRYLIYDMMAINQVSLVERPFYERWKMLEKEVIEPRNIEKQHIYKSPNQSPNPYYRYELEPFRVRRKDFWLLSTVTKLLKGFIPKLSHAADGLIFQGWDDPYVTRTHEGLLKWKYPEMNSVDFLFEVVENHQSLFVNERGKKKLMEGYRVVFPDGSDASTYSGKIIECSWNSEEEVWVCMRVRTDKGTPNEFNTYRKVMRSIKDNITEEDLLNEINEIICLPMYADRIQNESKSQVAKSRTSSSKEATRV; encoded by the exons ATGGACTTGAATGCATCCCCTGAACCTGAAGACGAGGAAGTGTTTCCTGAACCACAGTTGAAAGAAGATTATGCACAAGAAGAACATGTGGGATACAATGAACATGAGGACCATGGGGAGTCTGCTGTTCAGCTTTTGCGGCGG GAACGTGAGGAGAGGATTCAACGTCTTCGAAGGCAGCGGCCTGATGATAGACCTTCCTATGGATCTCACCCATATCAGAGAGATGATGGGTATCAATTGAAGAGGCAGAGACCTAATGATAAACTCCCTCCAG GTTGGTTGGACTGCCCCGCGGTCGGACAGGAAATATGTGGTTTGATCCCTTCAAAAGTTCCGTTAGGTGAATCGTTCAATGACCACATTTATCCTGGTAAAAGATACTCCTACCGGCAAGTTATTCATCAACAGAGAGTTTTAGGGAGAAAG CTTGGCTTGGTAATTGATCTTACGAATTCAAGTAGGTATTATAATTTGAATGATTGGAAGAAAGAAGGTATTAAGCATGTCAAG attGCTTGCAAGGGGCGTGATTCTGTGCCAGAGAATGAGGCTGTAAATAAGTTTGTTTATGAG GTTTCACAATTTATTGCGAGGCAAAAGCAACCAAAAAAGCATATTCTCGTTCATTGCACACATGGGCATAATCGCACTGGATTTATGATTGTTCACTATCTTATGCGGTCACGGTCTATATCCGTCACTCAG GCAATCAGAATATTTTCTGATGCACGCCCACCGGGTATATACAAAAAAGACTATATCGATGCATTGTACAATTTTTATCATGAGAAGAAGCCAGATATGGTTGTTTGTCCTCCAACTCCAGAGTGGAAAAGATCTTCTGATTTTGATCTGAATGGTGATGCAATTCCAGACGATGACGACGATGATGGAGATTCTGCAGCTCCTTTAgat GGGAATCAGGAGGCACAGTTGATTTTGACGAATGATGATATTTTGGGAGATAAAATCCCTAGTGACCAAGAAACAATGCTGAGGCAATTCTGCTATCAGTCTTTGAAGTTGTCTGGAGGG GTTAGAGGACCTCAGCATTTCCCTGGATCACATCCAGTTTCTCTTAGCAG GGACAATTTGCAATTGCTAAGGCAACGTTACTATTATGCAACTTGGAAAGCTGACGGAACGCGATATATGATGCTAATCACTATGGATGGTTGTTACTTGATTgatagaaattttaattttcggaGGCTCCAGATGCGATTTCCCTGCAAACAGACTAATGAA AAGAAGATGACAGAGAGATTCTATCACCATTTCACATTACTTGATGGAGAGATGGTAATTGATACAATGCCTGATTCACAGCGGCAAGAAAGAAGATACCTCATCTATGATATGATGGCGATTAACCAGGTGTCTCTTGTAGAG CGGCCCTTTTATGAACGCTGGAAAATGCTTGAAAAGGAAGTGATTGAACCCCGGAACATTGaaaaacaacatatatataagAGCCCAAATCAGAGCCCAAATCCTTACTACAGATATGAATTGGAGCCTTTCAGG GTAAGGAGAAAAGATTTTTGGTTGCTGTCTACTGTAACAAAACTTTTGAAGGGATTTATTCCAAAGCTTTCGCATGCAGCAGACGGTCTTATTTTTCAG ggttgggatgatccttatgtTACTCGAACACATGAAGGTCTTTTAAAGTGGAAATACCCAGAAATGAATTCTGTGGATTTTCTGTTTGAG GTGGTTGAGAATCACCAGTCGCTTTTCGTAAATGAGCGAGGGAAGAAGAAATTAATGGAAGGGTACAGGGTTGTTTTCCCTG ATGGGTCTGATGCTTCTACGTATTCGGGTAAGATCATAGAGTGTTCATGGAATTCAGAGGAAGAAGTATGGGTCTGTATGCGGGTCAGGACTGATAAAGGGACTCCTAATGAATTCAACACTTACAGGAAG GTCATGAGAAGTATAAAAGACAATATTACGGAAGAGGACTTGTTAAACGAGATCAATGAGATTATCTGCCTGCCTATGTATGCAGATAGAATACAGAATGAAAGCAAATCCCAGGTCGCCAAAAGTAGAACAAGTTCCTCAAAAGAAGCCACTCGTGTCTAA
- the LOC140886913 gene encoding uncharacterized protein isoform X2 codes for MISSMDLNASPEPEDEEVFPEPQLKEDYAQEEHVGYNEHEDHGESAVQLLRREREERIQRLRRQRPDDRPSYGSHPYQRDDGYQLKRQRPNDKLPPGWLDCPAVGQEICGLIPSKVPLGESFNDHIYPGKRYSYRQVIHQQRVLGRKLGLVIDLTNSSRYYNLNDWKKEGIKHVKIACKGRDSVPENEAVNKFVYEVSQFIARQKQPKKHILVHCTHGHNRTGFMIVHYLMRSRSISVTQAIRIFSDARPPGIYKKDYIDALYNFYHEKKPDMVVCPPTPEWKRSSDFDLNGDAIPDDDDDDGDSAAPLDGNQEAQLILTNDDILGDKIPSDQETMLRQFCYQSLKLSGGVRGPQHFPGSHPVSLSRDNLQLLRQRYYYATWKADGTRYMMLITMDGCYLIDRNFNFRRLQMRFPCKQTNEKMTERFYHHFTLLDGEMVIDTMPDSQRQERRYLIYDMMAINQVSLVERPFYERWKMLEKEVIEPRNIEKQHIYKSPNQSPNPYYRYELEPFRVRRKDFWLLSTVTKLLKGFIPKLSHAADGLIFQGWDDPYVTRTHEGLLKWKYPEMNSVDFLFEVVENHQSLFVNERGKKKLMEGYRVVFPDGSDASTYSGKIIECSWNSEEEVWVCMRVRTDKGTPNEFNTYRKVMRSIKDNITEEDLLNEINEIICLPMYADRIQNESKSQVAKSRTSSSKEATRV; via the exons atgattTCCAGCATGGACTTGAATGCATCCCCTGAACCTGAAGACGAGGAAGTGTTTCCTGAACCACAGTTGAAAGAAGATTATGCACAAGAAGAACATGTGGGATACAATGAACATGAGGACCATGGGGAGTCTGCTGTTCAGCTTTTGCGGCGG GAACGTGAGGAGAGGATTCAACGTCTTCGAAGGCAGCGGCCTGATGATAGACCTTCCTATGGATCTCACCCATATCAGAGAGATGATGGGTATCAATTGAAGAGGCAGAGACCTAATGATAAACTCCCTCCAG GTTGGTTGGACTGCCCCGCGGTCGGACAGGAAATATGTGGTTTGATCCCTTCAAAAGTTCCGTTAGGTGAATCGTTCAATGACCACATTTATCCTGGTAAAAGATACTCCTACCGGCAAGTTATTCATCAACAGAGAGTTTTAGGGAGAAAG CTTGGCTTGGTAATTGATCTTACGAATTCAAGTAGGTATTATAATTTGAATGATTGGAAGAAAGAAGGTATTAAGCATGTCAAG attGCTTGCAAGGGGCGTGATTCTGTGCCAGAGAATGAGGCTGTAAATAAGTTTGTTTATGAG GTTTCACAATTTATTGCGAGGCAAAAGCAACCAAAAAAGCATATTCTCGTTCATTGCACACATGGGCATAATCGCACTGGATTTATGATTGTTCACTATCTTATGCGGTCACGGTCTATATCCGTCACTCAG GCAATCAGAATATTTTCTGATGCACGCCCACCGGGTATATACAAAAAAGACTATATCGATGCATTGTACAATTTTTATCATGAGAAGAAGCCAGATATGGTTGTTTGTCCTCCAACTCCAGAGTGGAAAAGATCTTCTGATTTTGATCTGAATGGTGATGCAATTCCAGACGATGACGACGATGATGGAGATTCTGCAGCTCCTTTAgat GGGAATCAGGAGGCACAGTTGATTTTGACGAATGATGATATTTTGGGAGATAAAATCCCTAGTGACCAAGAAACAATGCTGAGGCAATTCTGCTATCAGTCTTTGAAGTTGTCTGGAGGG GTTAGAGGACCTCAGCATTTCCCTGGATCACATCCAGTTTCTCTTAGCAG GGACAATTTGCAATTGCTAAGGCAACGTTACTATTATGCAACTTGGAAAGCTGACGGAACGCGATATATGATGCTAATCACTATGGATGGTTGTTACTTGATTgatagaaattttaattttcggaGGCTCCAGATGCGATTTCCCTGCAAACAGACTAATGAA AAGATGACAGAGAGATTCTATCACCATTTCACATTACTTGATGGAGAGATGGTAATTGATACAATGCCTGATTCACAGCGGCAAGAAAGAAGATACCTCATCTATGATATGATGGCGATTAACCAGGTGTCTCTTGTAGAG CGGCCCTTTTATGAACGCTGGAAAATGCTTGAAAAGGAAGTGATTGAACCCCGGAACATTGaaaaacaacatatatataagAGCCCAAATCAGAGCCCAAATCCTTACTACAGATATGAATTGGAGCCTTTCAGG GTAAGGAGAAAAGATTTTTGGTTGCTGTCTACTGTAACAAAACTTTTGAAGGGATTTATTCCAAAGCTTTCGCATGCAGCAGACGGTCTTATTTTTCAG ggttgggatgatccttatgtTACTCGAACACATGAAGGTCTTTTAAAGTGGAAATACCCAGAAATGAATTCTGTGGATTTTCTGTTTGAG GTGGTTGAGAATCACCAGTCGCTTTTCGTAAATGAGCGAGGGAAGAAGAAATTAATGGAAGGGTACAGGGTTGTTTTCCCTG ATGGGTCTGATGCTTCTACGTATTCGGGTAAGATCATAGAGTGTTCATGGAATTCAGAGGAAGAAGTATGGGTCTGTATGCGGGTCAGGACTGATAAAGGGACTCCTAATGAATTCAACACTTACAGGAAG GTCATGAGAAGTATAAAAGACAATATTACGGAAGAGGACTTGTTAAACGAGATCAATGAGATTATCTGCCTGCCTATGTATGCAGATAGAATACAGAATGAAAGCAAATCCCAGGTCGCCAAAAGTAGAACAAGTTCCTCAAAAGAAGCCACTCGTGTCTAA